In Methylosinus trichosporium OB3b, the sequence GCGCCCTGGCCAGTGAAGGTGATCGACTGGGGCTTTTGGGGCGAGGTCGGCCGCGTCGCCGCGCCTGAGCATCATGCGGCGCTGGCGCGCGTCGGCGTCTATCCGATCGCGACGAGCGAGGGGTTCGAGACGGTCGAGCGCCTTCTCGCCTCGCCTCTGCCGCAGATCGCGCCGCTGCGCGTCGGCGCCGCGACCGCCGCTGCGCTCGGCCTCCGCGACGCCGGCGGTTTCGAGGCGGCGGTCGACGCCGCGCTGGAGCCGGCGCGGCAGGGGGCGGCGAGCCTTGCCGCGGCGACGCGCGATTTCGCAGGCATCGGCGATTATGCTGCGCAGCATTGCCTACGCGCGCTGCGCGCGCTCGGCGTCGCACGCCGGCCCGGCGAGAGTCTCGACGCGGCGGCGCTCGGCGTCGCGCCACGCCATGCGGGGCTGTTCGCCGCGCTCGTCGACATGCTCGCGCGTGCTGGATTTGCTGCGCAGCAAAATGGCGCCTGGGTCACGACGGAGGCGGTCGCCGCCGCGAAAGAGGACGAGCTGGCGCAAAAGCGCGCGGGCTGGATCGCCGAGCGGCCGGAGGTCGCGCCCTATCTCGATCTGCTCGACGCCTGCGTGATGCGTCTTCCCGACGTGCTGCGCGGAGCAATCGACGCCAATGACGTGCTCTTCCCCGGCGGAAGCGCGCATCTGGTCGAGCCGATCTATCGCGGCAACGCCATCGTCGATCATTTCCAATCGATCGTGGCGACAAGCGTCGCGGCGGCAGTCGAGCGGCGCCTCACGCGGCTCGCCCCGGGCGAGACGCTGCGGATCATCGAGATCGGCGGCGGCACCGGCGGCACCACCGCCTTTCTGCTGCCGGCGCTGACGCGCTTCGCTTCCCGCATCGAATTCACCTTCACCGATGTCGGCCGCATGTTCCTCGACGCCGCGAGGCGGCGCTTCGCCGATTATTCCTTCCTGACCGTGGAGGCGCTCGACATAGAGCGTTCGCCGCAATCGCAGGGCTTTGCGGCGCAGAGCTTCGATATCGTCGTCGCCGCCAATGTGCTGCATGCGACGCGGGAGATTGCCGCGACGCTCGCCCATGTCGGCGCGCTGCTGCGCGAAGGCGGGCTGCTGCTGCTCAATGAGGCGACGAGCCGGCAAGACTTCAACACGCTGACCTTCGGCCTCACCTCCGGCTGGTGGAAATTCGCCGATGGCGAGCGGCGCATAGCGCACAGCCCGCTGCTCGACGCCGCGTCCTGGCGCATTGCGCTCGCCGAGCAGGGGTTCGGGCGCAGCGAGACTCTGGCGGGGGAGAGGGGGCGCTGCAATCGGTGATCGTCGCCGAGCTGGAAAGGGCGCCGGTCGCGGCCGCGACGGCCGCGACTCCGATCGCCGCCGCGCCGGCCGAGCTGGAAGCGCTGCTGCGAGCGACCATCGCGCGCTCGCTGCGGCTCGCGCCGGAGGAGCTGGAGCTCGATCGCAGCTTCGCCGATTATGGCGCGGATTCGATCATCAGCGTCGAGCTGGTGCGCGATCTCAACGCCGCGCTCGGCGTCGAATTGAAGACGACGACGCTGTTCAACTATTCGACCGTGCGCAAGCTCGCGGCCTATATCGGCGCGGAATTTCCCGAGCGCTTCGGCGCGGCGGCGGCGCCCGCAGAGAGCCGGGCGCGACAGCGCAGCGGGCGGCTCAAGGACATCATCCGCCGCAGCCGCGGCGCCGGGCCGGCGCTCGCCGATCCACCGCCCGCGCCACCGGGGGAAAGCGCGGACGAGGCCTTGCTCGCCGTGCTGAAACGCCTGCAAAAGGGCGAGATCGACATCGCCGAAGCGCTGGCGGAGACAAAATGATGATCGGCAAGTGTTTCGCCAAGGATCTCTTTCGCGGCAAGACCGTCTTCGTCACCGGCGGCGGCGGCACCATCAACGCCGGCATCGCGCGCGGCTTCGCGGAATTGGGCGCCAATCTCGCGCTCTGCGGCCGCACGCTCGCCAGCCTCGAGGCCGCCGCCGCTTCCATTCGCGCGCTCTCGGCGCAGGCGCTCGTCGTCGAGGCCGATGTGCAGCGGATCGAGACTCTGGAGGCGGCGCTCGCGGCGACCGAGCGCCGTTTCGGCAAGGTGGATGTGCTCATCTGCGGCGCGGCGGCGAATTTCCCGGCGCCGGCCGAGCAGATGACGGCCGACGGCTTCGCCAAGGTGATCGCGGTCGATCTGATGGGCTCGTTCAACGCCGCCCGCGCCGCCTTTCCGCATCTGAAAGCGACGAAGGGCAACATCATCTTCGTCTCGGCGACCAATGCGCTGATGCCCTTCGCCTTCCAGGCACATGTCGGCGCCGCCAAGGCGGGGATCGACAGTCTCATGCGCGGCCTTGCGCTGGAGTGGGGGAAATATGGGATTCGCTGCAACAGCATCTTGCCCGGGCCGATCGAGCAGACGGAAGGCTTGCGGCGCCTGTTGACCGCCGAGGATATCGCCGAGCTCAGCGCCTATGTGCCGATCGGCCGCTTCGGCACGATCGAGGATTGCGCAGCGGTCTGCTGCTTCCTCGCCTCGCCCGCCGCCTCGCTGCTCACCGGCGTCGCGCTCGTCGCCGATGGCGGCCAATCCTTCTCCGGCTCGGCGATGCTCGCCGAGCTGATGATGAATCCTTGAAGAGAGTCGCGATGAGCGAGAGAGAACAAATGCGACGGCTCGTCCTGACCCTCGTCGCGGAAGGCGCTCTGCCGCCCGAGGCGGCGATGACTCTCATTCGCCGCATGGGCGAGGCGCCGGCGCCCGCCTCCCGCGCTGTCGCGGTCGTCGGCATGGCGGGGCGCTTCGCCGGCGCCGCCGATCTCGAGGCCTATTGGCGCCTCATCGAGGCGGGCGAGAACAGCCTCGTCGACATGCCGGCGCGGCGCTGGCCGAATGTGAAAGGCGCGCGCCGCAAGGGCGGCTTCCTGCCCGACGAGGATCGTTTCGACCCGCTGTTCTTCCGCATCTCGCCGACCGAGGCGGCGATGATGGATCCGCAGCAGCGCATTTTCCTCGAGACGGCGTTTCACGCGATCGAGGACGCGGGTCTCGCGCCCGCGAGCCTCTCCGGCGCGCGCTGCGGCGTCTTCGTCGGCGCCGGCGCCGGGGATTACGCGCAACGCTTCCGGGACGCCGGGCTGCAATCCAATCCGCTCGGGCTGATGGGCAATGTGGCCTCCATTCTCGCGGCGCGGATCAGCTATTTCCTCGATCTCAAAGGGCCGAGCATCGCGCTCGACACCGCCTGCTCCTCCTCGCTCGTCGCCGTGCATCTCGCTTGCGAGAGCCTCTTCAGCGGCGGCTGCGACATGGCGCTCGCCGGCGGCGTCGCTGTGATCAGCACCGAGCAGTTCATCGACGCCATGCTGGAAGGCGGCATGCTGTCGCCGAGCGATCGTTGCGCCAGCTTCGACGCGCGCGCCGACGGCTTCGTCTGTGGCGAGGGCGTCGGCGCCGTGCTGCTGAAGCGGCTCGACGACGCTTTGCGCGACGGCGATTTCATCCATGGAATCATTCGCGCGACCGGCGTCAATCAGGACGGGCGCACCAATGGCGTCACCGCGCCGAGCGCGCCGGCGCAAGCCATGCTCGAAACGGAGGTCTACGCCCGCGCCGGCGTCGATCCGCGCAGCGTCTCTTATGTCGAGACCCATGGCACCGGCACGCCGCTCGGCGATCCGATCGAGATCGAGGCGCTGACCGCGGCCTTTCGCAAATCCACCGACGCCGCTGGCTTCTGCGCGCTCGGCGCGGTGAAGGCCAATATCGGCCATACGCTGACCGCGGCGGGGATCGCGGGACTCTTGAAGCTGCTGCTGATGCTGCGTCATCGCCGCATTCCGCCGCTCGCGGGATTCGGCGAGGTCAATCCGCGCATCGATCTTCCCGCCAGCCCCTTCTATGCGCCGATCGCGGCGACGGACTGGGTCGCGGACGGCCCGCTTCGCGCCGCCGTCAGCTCCTTCGGCTTCAGCGGCACCAACGCCCATGCGGTGGTGGAGGAAGCGCCGGGGCGCGAGCGCGGCGAGGCGCCGGAGGGGCCATTCTGCTTTCCGCTCTCGGCGCCTTCGCCGGAGGCTCTGCGCCAACGGCTCGCGGATCTTCTCGCGGCGCTGCCGACCGTGGGCGCCCTAGGCGACATCGCCTTTACGCTGTCGGTCGGGCGCGACCATCATCGGCATCGCGTCGCGCTTCTCGCGGGGGACGAGCCGGCGCTGCGCGGGGCGTTGCGGGCGGCGCTCGCGGAGGAGCGGCGCCCCGACGTCTTCCGCGGCGAGGCGCGCGCGGAGGGCGGGGGCGCGCTCGGCGCTCTCGCAGCGCGCATGCTGCGCAGCAATCCCGAGGAAGCGGACGCCGCGACGCTCGCCGAGCTCTATTGCTGCGGCGTCGATCTCGCATGGCGCGATCTGCCCGGCCTCACCGGCTGCCGCCGCATTCCTTTGCCGACCACTCCGTTCGAGCGCGAGGCCTATGGCGTCGCGCTCGGCTCCGCCGACGCCGCTGCGCCAAAGTCGCCAGAGGGGGCGGAACCCTCTCCCTTGGGGAGAGCGCAGCAGCGGAGCGGCCGGGTGAGGGGTTTCCCGCTCGCCGATTTTCACGCGGGGCTCCCCTCATCCGACCCCGCTGCGCGGGGCCACCTTCTCCCTAAGGGAGAAGGAATCGCGCTCGATCGTGTCGGGTCGTCTTCTGATGACGAGGATGGTTTCGCCGATCTTCGCGCGGCGCTCCCGCGCCAGAATGCGCCGGCGCAGCGCGAGGCGGCCGATGCCTTTCGCTCGGTCGAGGCTTTCGGCCGGCGCGCGCTCGCCGCCGCCTATGACGCCATGGGCCTCTTCGCCAAGCCGGCGCATACGCCGGCCGGGCTGCGCAAGGCCCTTGGAGTGGTCGCCGCCAAGCAGCGTCTGCACGAGGCTCTGCTCGATATTCTCCTGCGCGACGGCGCGCTGCGACGCGATGGCGATTTGCTGCGTCCCGACCCCGCCCACAGAACGCCGGACGACCTCGAAGCCGAGAAAGAGCGGATCATCCGCGCGGCGCCGGAGCTGGCGCCGTTTCTGACGCTGCTCGAGACTTGCGTCGCCGCTCTGCCGAAGCTGCTCTCGGGCGCCGTCACCGCGACCGAGGTGCTGTTTCCGGCCGGACGCATGGACCTCGTCGAGCCGATCTATCGCGGCCATCCGCTCGCCGAACATTTCAACCGTCTGCTCGCCGAGGCGGCGGCGACGCTGGTTCGTCCACGGACGGCGCCGCTGCGGCTGCTCGAGATCGGCGCCGGCACCGGCGGCGCCACGGCGGGCGTTGTCGAAGCGCTCCACACGCTCGGCGTGGTCGCGGAATATTCTTACACGGACGTGTCGCTCGGCTTCGTCGAGCACGGGCGCCGGCGCTTTGCCGCGCCAAGCATGCGCTTTTCTGTTTTCGACATCGAGAAAGCGCCGGCCGCGCAGGGTTTTCCACCCGGCTGCTTCGACATCGTCATCGCCTCCAATGTGCTGCATGCGACGCGCGACATCGGCGCGACGCTGGCCCATGTCGCCGAGCTGCTCGCGCCGGGCGGCGTGCTGCTGCTGAACGAGGTGACGGCGCTGCAGGACTTCGCGACGATGACCTTCGGCCTCACGGACGGCTGGTGGGCTTTCGAGGATGCGGAAAAGCGCATCGCCAATGCGCCGCTGCTCGATGTCGCCGGCTGGCGCGCGGCGCTCGCGGCGGCGGGCTTTGCGCACGTCGACGCCTTCGGCCTGCCCGGGGAGGCGCAGGATCGGTTCAGCCAGAGCGTCATCGCCGCGCGTTTATCGTCCAGCGTTCGCGAGGGCGAGCCTAAAGGCTCGCGGTCCGAGCCCGCCCCTGGACCGCTCGCGTCCGACGCCGGCGATCATGTGGAAGAGATCGTGACGCGCGAGGTCGCCGCCGCGTTGAGCCTGTCGCCGGCGCGGATCGACCCACGCGGCCGCTTCATGGACTACGGCGTCGATTCGATTCTCGGCGTGCGCGTCGTGGCCCGGCTGAACGAAGCGTTCGGCCTCGACATGCGGCCGACCGTGCTGTTCGACCATCCGAGCATCCAGGATCTCTCGGCTTATCTGCGCGCGGTTTCGCCCCCTCCCTCACCCTCCGCCGCTTCGCGGGAGAGTGAGGCGGCCGAGATTGCGCGAACTCTCGACGACGGGCCGAATCCGCTCCCTCTCCCGCGGAACGGGGGAGAGTCGGGGAGGGGGCTCGAGCATCATCCTTCACGCGATGAGCGCATCGCCGTCATCGGCCTCTCGGCCCGCTTCGCCGATTGTCCCTCGCTCGAAGCCTTTCACGCGATGCTGCGCGCGGGGCGCAGCGCCATCGCCGATGTGCCGTCCGACCGCTGGCCGGCCGAAGCGGAAAACCTGCCCGAGGCGCTGCGCGAGCAGGCGGCCTTTCTGCTGAAGGGCGGCTTCCTCACCGACGCCGCCGATTTCGATCCGCTGTTTTTCCGCATGTCCGGCAAGGAGGCCGAGCTCACCGACCCGCAGCATCGCGTCTTCCTCATCGAGGCCTGGCGGGCGCTGGAGCACGCGGGCTATGGCGAGCGCGAATTGGACGGGCGCCGCTGCGGCGTCTTCGTCGGCGCCCATGGCGGCGACTACACCCATCGCATGACCGAGGTCGGCGTTCTCCCCGAGGCCTTCGCCTTCATGGGCAACGCCGCCTCGATCCTCGCGGCGCGCATCGCCTATGTGCTCAACCTCAAAGGTCCGTGCCTTGCGGTCGACACCGCCTGCTCCTCGTCGCTGACCGCGATTCATCTCGCCTGCCGCAGCCTCGTCGAAGGCGAGTGCGACATGGCGCTAGCCGGCGGCGTGTTCCTCACCACGACGATGGGCTTCAATGTCGCGGCCGCCAAGGCCGGCATGTTGTCGCCAGTCGGCGCCTGCAAGACTTTCGACGCGGAGGCGGATGGCTTCGTCCCCGGCGAGGGCGCCGGCGTCGTCGTGCTGAAGCCCTACGCGCGCGCGCTCGCCGATGGCGATCATATCGAGGCGGTGATTCTGGCGAGCGCCATCAATCAGGATGGCCGCACCAATGGCATCACCGCGCCGAGCCCGGCGTCGCAAGCGGCGCTGGAGCGCGAGGTCTACGCCAAGGCCGGCGTCTCGCCGCGCGCCATCGGCTATGTGGAGGCGCATGGCACCGGCACGCCGCTCGGCGATCCGATCGAGATCGAGGGGCTGACCAGCGCCTTCCGCGGCTGGACCGCGGACAAGGGTTTTTGCGCCATCGGCTCGGTGAAAACCAATATCGGCCATGCGGCGCATGCCGCCGGCGTCGCCGGCTTTCTGAAGCTGGTTCTGTCGCTGCGCCATCGCGAGCTCTATCCCTCGCTGAATTTCGCGCGCGAAAATCCGCAGCTGCGGCTCGCCGAGACACCCTTCGTGGTGAATACCGCGCTGCGGCCGTGGGAGAGCGAGGGCCCGCGCCTCGGCGCCGTCAGCGCCTTCGGCTTCAGCGGCACGAATGTGCATCTTCTGCTCGCCGAGGCCGAACCGCCTGCGCCCCGGCGCCACGAGGCCGAGCGGCGCCTCGTCGTTCTCTCGGCGCGCACGCCCGCGGCGCTGGCGCGGCGCCGGCGCGATCTGTCCGAATGGCTCGCGTCCGAAGCGCCGGCGCTCGCGGATGTGAGCCGCACGCTCATCGCCGGCCGGGCGCATTTCGAGCATCGCTGGGCGGCGGTGGTCTCGACCATCGGCGAGCTGCGCGCGGCGCTGGAGAATAGTCGTTTCGTCGATGCGACGAGCGGACGCTCCGCCCTGCTCGTCGCGGCGGCGTGGGATTATCTGGGCGGCGGAGAGATTGCGGCGGAGGCGGTTCCGACCGCGGCGCGGCGCATCGCTCTGCCGAGCTATCCTTTCGAGATGCAGCGCTATTGGCTCGACGCACCGGCGCCGGCGGCAACGCAGGCGCAGCCGGTCGGCTATTGGGCGCCGCTGTGGGAGGAGCGCGCCGCGGGCGCCGGCGCGCCGCCGCGCTCGCTCTGGCTGATCGCCGAGCCGACGCGAGCCGCCGACGCGCTGGCGCGCTCGCTCGAGCGCTGTGGACTCGCGGCGCGCCGGCTCGCCCCGGCGGAGGTCGATCGCATCGATGCGAGCGCGCCGCCGCAGGCGATCGTCCTCCTGCTCGACGCCGCTCCGAGCGACACATCGGCGCCGCCCGCCGAGCCCGGCCCGGTGGTCGCGCTGCTCCGGAGCTTCTTCTCCAGCCCGATCCCGCTGCTCGTCGTCCATCGCGGCGGCGCGGGCGAAGAATGCCTCGCCGCGCTGCGCCGCTCGGCGCGTTTCGACGGCGCTGAGGTCGATCTGCGGCTCTTGCGCATCGAGCCGGATGTGTCCGCCGCTTCGCTGGCGAAAGCCATCCTCGCCGAATGCGCGCGCCCCGCCGATGGCGAGACCGAGGCGGCGCTCGAAGCCGGCCGCCGGCTGGCGCGGCGCATGGCGCCGGTCGCGCCACCGGCCACGCCCTACGCGCCGCGGCGCGGCGCGCATATTCTGGTGACCGGCGGCGGCGGCGCGCTCGCGGCCCTGTTCGCGCGCCGGCTCGCAACCGATTGGGGCGTCCGGCTCACATTGCTGGGACGCTCCGCGCCGAGCGACGCTGTGCTTGCTCTGCCCGGCGCGCACTATCGCCGCGCCGATGTGACCGACGAGCGCGGCCTTTCAAACGCCCTCGCGGAGGCGCGCGCCGAATATGGGCCGATCGCGGGCGTGCTGCATCTCGCCGGCGCGCCGGGCGGAGCGCCGCTGCGCAACGCCTCGCACGCGGATTTCTCCGCCTGCCTCGCGCCGAAAACCGTCGGAACCCTGCTGCTCGACCGGCTGCTTGCCGAGGATCCGCTCGATTTCTTCGTGATCTTCTCCTCGCTCGCCGGCGAGCTGGGCGATTTCGGCCAGGGCTCCTACGCCCTCGCCAATTCCTTCTGCGACCGCTTCGCCGCCTGGCGCGACGACGAGCGCCGCAGCGGCGCGCGCCGCGGCGTGACCCGCGCCCTCGGTTGGCCCTTGTGGCGGGAGGGCCGCGGCGTGCTCTCGGCCGAGGGCGAGCGCATCTATCTGGCGAGCGCCGGAATGCCCTATCTCGAGAGCGAGCAGGGCTGGCGCGCGTTTCTCGATGCGCTGGCGCTGCCGCACCCGCAGCTCGCCGTCCTGCCGCTCTCCGCGCAAGCGGCGCAGGCGCTGTTCGCGCCGACCCACCGCGCGCCGCCGCCGGCGCGCGTCCCGGCGCTGCCGCTCTCCCCGGCCGGCGATGCGCGCGAGGCAATTCGGCGACAGCTCACCGCGACGGTCGCCGAGCTGATGAAGATCGACGCGAGCCGC encodes:
- a CDS encoding acyl carrier protein → MIVAELERAPVAAATAATPIAAAPAELEALLRATIARSLRLAPEELELDRSFADYGADSIISVELVRDLNAALGVELKTTTLFNYSTVRKLAAYIGAEFPERFGAAAAPAESRARQRSGRLKDIIRRSRGAGPALADPPPAPPGESADEALLAVLKRLQKGEIDIAEALAETK
- a CDS encoding SDR family oxidoreductase; the encoded protein is MMIGKCFAKDLFRGKTVFVTGGGGTINAGIARGFAELGANLALCGRTLASLEAAAASIRALSAQALVVEADVQRIETLEAALAATERRFGKVDVLICGAAANFPAPAEQMTADGFAKVIAVDLMGSFNAARAAFPHLKATKGNIIFVSATNALMPFAFQAHVGAAKAGIDSLMRGLALEWGKYGIRCNSILPGPIEQTEGLRRLLTAEDIAELSAYVPIGRFGTIEDCAAVCCFLASPAASLLTGVALVADGGQSFSGSAMLAELMMNP
- a CDS encoding SDR family NAD(P)-dependent oxidoreductase gives rise to the protein MRRLVLTLVAEGALPPEAAMTLIRRMGEAPAPASRAVAVVGMAGRFAGAADLEAYWRLIEAGENSLVDMPARRWPNVKGARRKGGFLPDEDRFDPLFFRISPTEAAMMDPQQRIFLETAFHAIEDAGLAPASLSGARCGVFVGAGAGDYAQRFRDAGLQSNPLGLMGNVASILAARISYFLDLKGPSIALDTACSSSLVAVHLACESLFSGGCDMALAGGVAVISTEQFIDAMLEGGMLSPSDRCASFDARADGFVCGEGVGAVLLKRLDDALRDGDFIHGIIRATGVNQDGRTNGVTAPSAPAQAMLETEVYARAGVDPRSVSYVETHGTGTPLGDPIEIEALTAAFRKSTDAAGFCALGAVKANIGHTLTAAGIAGLLKLLLMLRHRRIPPLAGFGEVNPRIDLPASPFYAPIAATDWVADGPLRAAVSSFGFSGTNAHAVVEEAPGRERGEAPEGPFCFPLSAPSPEALRQRLADLLAALPTVGALGDIAFTLSVGRDHHRHRVALLAGDEPALRGALRAALAEERRPDVFRGEARAEGGGALGALAARMLRSNPEEADAATLAELYCCGVDLAWRDLPGLTGCRRIPLPTTPFEREAYGVALGSADAAAPKSPEGAEPSPLGRAQQRSGRVRGFPLADFHAGLPSSDPAARGHLLPKGEGIALDRVGSSSDDEDGFADLRAALPRQNAPAQREAADAFRSVEAFGRRALAAAYDAMGLFAKPAHTPAGLRKALGVVAAKQRLHEALLDILLRDGALRRDGDLLRPDPAHRTPDDLEAEKERIIRAAPELAPFLTLLETCVAALPKLLSGAVTATEVLFPAGRMDLVEPIYRGHPLAEHFNRLLAEAAATLVRPRTAPLRLLEIGAGTGGATAGVVEALHTLGVVAEYSYTDVSLGFVEHGRRRFAAPSMRFSVFDIEKAPAAQGFPPGCFDIVIASNVLHATRDIGATLAHVAELLAPGGVLLLNEVTALQDFATMTFGLTDGWWAFEDAEKRIANAPLLDVAGWRAALAAAGFAHVDAFGLPGEAQDRFSQSVIAARLSSSVREGEPKGSRSEPAPGPLASDAGDHVEEIVTREVAAALSLSPARIDPRGRFMDYGVDSILGVRVVARLNEAFGLDMRPTVLFDHPSIQDLSAYLRAVSPPPSPSAASRESEAAEIARTLDDGPNPLPLPRNGGESGRGLEHHPSRDERIAVIGLSARFADCPSLEAFHAMLRAGRSAIADVPSDRWPAEAENLPEALREQAAFLLKGGFLTDAADFDPLFFRMSGKEAELTDPQHRVFLIEAWRALEHAGYGERELDGRRCGVFVGAHGGDYTHRMTEVGVLPEAFAFMGNAASILAARIAYVLNLKGPCLAVDTACSSSLTAIHLACRSLVEGECDMALAGGVFLTTTMGFNVAAAKAGMLSPVGACKTFDAEADGFVPGEGAGVVVLKPYARALADGDHIEAVILASAINQDGRTNGITAPSPASQAALEREVYAKAGVSPRAIGYVEAHGTGTPLGDPIEIEGLTSAFRGWTADKGFCAIGSVKTNIGHAAHAAGVAGFLKLVLSLRHRELYPSLNFARENPQLRLAETPFVVNTALRPWESEGPRLGAVSAFGFSGTNVHLLLAEAEPPAPRRHEAERRLVVLSARTPAALARRRRDLSEWLASEAPALADVSRTLIAGRAHFEHRWAAVVSTIGELRAALENSRFVDATSGRSALLVAAAWDYLGGGEIAAEAVPTAARRIALPSYPFEMQRYWLDAPAPAATQAQPVGYWAPLWEERAAGAGAPPRSLWLIAEPTRAADALARSLERCGLAARRLAPAEVDRIDASAPPQAIVLLLDAAPSDTSAPPAEPGPVVALLRSFFSSPIPLLVVHRGGAGEECLAALRRSARFDGAEVDLRLLRIEPDVSAASLAKAILAECARPADGETEAALEAGRRLARRMAPVAPPATPYAPRRGAHILVTGGGGALAALFARRLATDWGVRLTLLGRSAPSDAVLALPGAHYRRADVTDERGLSNALAEARAEYGPIAGVLHLAGAPGGAPLRNASHADFSACLAPKTVGTLLLDRLLAEDPLDFFVIFSSLAGELGDFGQGSYALANSFCDRFAAWRDDERRSGARRGVTRALGWPLWREGRGVLSAEGERIYLASAGMPYLESEQGWRAFLDALALPHPQLAVLPLSAQAAQALFAPTHRAPPPARVPALPLSPAGDAREAIRRQLTATVAELMKIDASRIGGGVGLADYGFDSIALKNFAARIGADYGVTLSPAVFFSRGTIDALADHLVETEPKAVAARHGGAAPEPEPERVAAAPIAPSRAPIAVIGMSGRFPGSPDLGAFWRNLEQGVDLVGPLPEGRRLAGGDAARIVGGFLEEVDRFDAAFFKISPREASFLDPQHRLAIEEVWRCAEDAGVRMSALEGRSVGVFFGQQVNEYGALAQNRDAARAQLALGNIATMLPNRISFLFDLRGPSEAIDTACSSSLVAVHRAVRALQDGECEMAFAGGVSLILSAEGIVSTAELGVLSAQGRCRSFDAGADGYVKGEGVGVVLLKPLERALADNDCVHGVILGSAENHGGRGHSLTAPNGTAQTALVVGALRRAGVSSDTIGYVEAHCTATELGDPVEVLALKDAFAATAGAASPRCGLGTVKTNIGHLEPASGIAGLIKTLLALEHGVLPATLHFERLNPLIELSQSPFFIVDRAQPWPALPDAQGAALPRRAGVSSFGLGGSNAHVVLEEAARAAPTPQTRAELLVVSARERDALVASLRRLAAVAAHCSVADMAHTLATGREAMDVRAALLLTPGEAPAAALAAAAEAVAEGRARANLWVGTVSRSRPEASAQTDRFLADLVAAGQIERIAALWVGGAALPAGLTRGLRIFLPGYPFAGARFWCDRSPERAAKAPPGPAPAPQSAPRVSLETVREIVLRQLAAALYLDVAQIDERAPLADLGLDSILAVELAASLNKQLGTDLQAMRLYDHADVAGLATHLHALLAEPGADVGEVSPECAFLIERLEALGKGRPAPRTRLDALSVTPAEAEAVLDAIATRFGAALTQAEIGRCIDLQAVGELIAERGAPTPLLAQVPQGREAAGVSRSFDEARGHPPLPQSGGGSGRGREPRDVLAIVRNHLAQALYLEENEIDISAPFSELGLDSILAVELAKSLNDALGTRLQATRLYDHADAAGLASYLEAELARGGEEDAAEPIGETLAFLMERLAESGAGALTPRSRIDEIALDAARARAALNAVNARFRCDLSESDIGRCVDLRDLARRIEERAGAAPDPLVLVRTGSGRPSFWAHGGTGDVNWVGELARALPEGEPIYGLEAAGLDGETRPLDSVEAMADHYLAAIRRAQPMGPYRLGGYSAGGAIAFEMARRLVTRGESVERLVLLDANAPGRPAIEEMQADFGPGYVYVVVANWLGTRWGMRTPLALSDLGGLDKSAMLDLVVAHLYSAAEPPIPVAELRRRLETFDSCGRAIGDALRAYRPQPLAAPMEVVLFECRDGMAGGANPLGLPDTAVARDYRDGWDALFASPIRRVPLPCDHFGVLRAEPLRRIGEALAAPDPVESVVLALLREVLPDVPPAALALDRSMSELGANSMDRVEVATRAMETLHIVVPHAELTGLATIGALIDVLRRRLAHG